The Camelus bactrianus isolate YW-2024 breed Bactrian camel chromosome 1, ASM4877302v1, whole genome shotgun sequence genome segment TCCCGGGAGAATGCTTTGTTCTCTTAAATTCCCCAGAAAATCACCTAAGGAACTACTGACCAGATGTGTAAACCTATTGGTGTGTGGAGACTTATACCTACTTCACACACACTATActcaatgtttaaatattttaaaataggtatGTATTCTCCATAAAAAAAACTGTTTACAAAAACACAACTTGCCTTTAATAACAGAGACAATTAATTTCTCTTTAAGACCCCTCTCCAGATGTTTCTAGTTACTCCGTTCTGTTTAACTCATTGTGCAGTTTGCTCTACAGCACAGTGTGCTTTACTAGAGGATCATCAGGCTGCAAAGTAACTCCATGTTCCACAGCAGAAAAATTCAAAGAGCCCAGGGTAGCGAAGGGTAAAGACAAAACTTAATATAAGCGAATATGCACCACATCTGCTTGCACAGAGACTTCCAGGGCCTCCTACCTGGTTCATACTTGCAGATGTAGTTGTGCTTCATGTTGCACCTGTCGTCATTCCACTGGTACAGGTAGGGACCCCCAAGGCCAGGATTGGCCGTTGGTTGATGATACATCACCACGCACTTTTCACTTCCACAGGAAGGTTCATCAGTGTACCAGTTTCTGCAAATACAGGCCAGCAGCCACACTTTGATTCTGCCCATTCTACTCTGAGTAACAGAAATCTCCCCTTGTCCTTTGCCCTCCACGCCCCTCCAGAGCACATCTGACTGGTCAGGATCCCTACTCACCGGTACTGGGAACTGCTTCCGTCGGACCACCGGTAGAGATCTGGGCAGGGACCAGATGTGTGCCCCTCTCCATTCCTCCAGAGCCCTATCCAGAAATCGCCATCCGAAATCCCCGTTCCTGGCTTTGTCAGGTTTTGCAGCATGCTTTCAATTAACTTCTGTTCTGCTTCATTCTCGAGGCTGAGCAGGGCTCCCCCCTCACTCTCACAGGCCAGGCGCGCCTCCTGAAAGCTCACCCGGCTGGACAGCTCGTGGAAGTAGGCCATCTTGTAGCATGGGTGCTTGTAATCAGCAAAACATACCTTttggcctgaaaaaaaaaaaagatgcccatGTATTGATTATCTGAGCTATATTCATAATACTACTTactacaaattaaaattaaagaaccTGTCAAAACAGCAACACTCTGCCAAGGCTTCCCCCATTGAACCATtgcataagtttattttctagattATTACTTTCGACTTATAAAGGCAAATTGATTTGCCTAATAAACTTGTAACATAAACTTTTAAACACAGTATCTCAAGGAAATTTTTGTGAAGGGAAGTTATAATTCTTCTGACTTAGATTTTGTAAATTGATACCCATAGCAGGTGAAAATAGCTAAAGAAATATCAGGTAGATACAGAAAGGGAAGCAAAAAGGTCAAAAgtgtaaaataagaataactcttaaacaaatttaattattaaaaacaagttaaaagtgtgggggagggtatacctcaagtggtagaggacaagacaaggtcctgggttcaatccccaggacctcctctaaaaaataaataaataaaacctaattaccccccccataaaaaaaatttttttttaaagttaaaagcaATTTTATATAAGGTATCATAAagtgaataaatttaaataatttaaattaaaataaagtgggaaatttaaacatttatttttattgtatatctCTGAAAGCAAATACATTAAAACTGAAAGTTAATAGAAGTCAGAATGAAGGTAACgctaataatttattaatataacACTGCATTAGAAGTGACAGGTTAACCTTCTAGAGTATTCTAGAATGCTCAAAATTTGGAAGGgaaattttaaatgtaacttttattttcacatgtattttaaaggtttttataaGTTACGGTACTCAGTTTAACCAGCCATCCTGATATctattaatgattttaaaagtcgctatatatataaaatataaaataatttgtgtCAAGATATTAAACAGAACAAGAGATGAAGCTTAAGATAATTCCTGAGGCCTTTTGATGGAATATCACCTTTTAACAAGCTTCGTTGCTGTGGCATCACTAGACTTCTGCTTTAACAACATCTGTGAAGACTCAAATACATGGGCAACAAAAGCTTGATTTCAAAAACTCTCAAACCTGAATTTCACATACCTCTACATACTGAGCATGTGAATTTTCCTAATTACTTAATGACATAACTAGAAATATGAGTGATCAGACTGGGTCCTAATAAAGCCACGTATATAACAGGGATAGTACAGTGTACAGGATTTCACTAACTCAACCAGCAATGGAATTCTTATTGTACTATTGTTTACACCTGCCTCTTTTTACCACCAAATATGTGTACCACACAGTCTCCAGAATGgcatgctgttttgtttttcattagctTCTTTGGTTCACCTCTGACCTCTGCTGTCACCTTGAAAAACTGCCACAGATCCTTCTCTGTCACTGTTCCTTAGGATTTCAGCTTGAGGTTTGGCCTTGGAAAATAGACTATCtagtattttatgtaaaattaagGCAAAATACTTTACACTAAGAAATCAAGGCGTAGCTATACTGCTTTCTTACAATTCTTATTCTTATTGGGACTAAAGGCGTTTTtcattatgtatttaattttgtaGCCGATCAAGAAAATCTGTTCATAGTGGAGGGTTGGAAGCGTTATTTTAAACACTggctaaaaaataaagcattcaaGCTTTGTACTGTTAATTACAGGACACCACACTGAGCCAACATGGGTATCACATTCCATTCTCCCACAGAATCAGCAATTAATGACCTGTGATGACActcagaggcaggagggagcagaCATCAGGGAAGGCCATTAACCTCACAACAGTGTTTGAGTGATAGGCATTCAATATCTTGAGACAAGCTGAGAACAGCCAACTAATAACACAGCCATTCCAGCAAGGCAAGCAAGACAGCCAGTTGTCCTCTCTGTCTGGACCCAGAAGCAACACACTGAATAATAAGAACAAATTAACAGACCACCCCAACTAATTGTTGATGAAAAGTAGCACATTTGTATGAATGACCATGGGAAATTGGAATTAAAGAGACTTCAAGAGGACAAATCAGTCTGAAACAAATAATCCTGGAGAGATGATCATGGAAGTCCCAATGGTTGATCctaatacaattatttttttttaatgtttcctaaTTTATTATTAGAGTTTGTGATGACTTCATTGTTTAAAATGGTTGTTCCTGGCAATACTCTAACGCCATTAAGCCTAGTGATTTTTATccctgtatttttaaagtaagttctgTTTCCATTTTCGTTTTCTACATCTTTTACATATTTCTAAGTCTCAAAATGTATCTGAACCACATTCCCTTGAGttttcaatttgttcagtttttcacACTAAGAACTCTCAGACTTCAATTGGATTCCAGCACTTTTGCAATATTAAACTTGTCCAACGAGATTGTTTTGCAAGATAACAAAAAGAAGCcacactaaaacaaacaaatgaaaaaacagattaGCCAGAAGTTTCAATGAATGAAAACTATGTAACAAAGCCAGCACAAGTTCAAAGGATATGTACGTATAATTTATGTGCCAAAAGTCTCTGTTTATTATCttggatacattaaaaaaatgcagtaCAGATTTATTGTTTACAGTGAGGCTACAAGAATGATGATGAgaattaacttatttataaagTTAAAATCGCACTTCTAACTAAATGCATAAAAGGGCTTAAAGTGTCTAGTGGAAATTCCTAATACGGCCATTAGATATAAGGAATATTGACCTGTAGATAAATGTTAGCCTGTagaggaataataatagtattaaaagaaaaatctctagACAGggattattatatttaaaataagaactaaTAAGGTATGAGCTCTGGACAATAGCCAGCTTGGCACTCTCTGCGCCAGACATCCTCTCTTTGGCTGTGGATGATGGGGTGGTCCAGGGGCCCTGGGTGAGGAGGTGAAGTCTGTGGTGGCTGTACAGCAGGGTGACTCTCAGAGGATCAGGACAGTGGCCAATTACCAACTGCAGAGGGATATTAACTCCAAAGTGCATTAACTGAATATCAGCTGTGTCcacacattttaaactgaaaagtcACTAGCAGTTGAGATTTAGCAAGGCAGttttaatgaaattatagataCACTGCAGTTTTTTATGGTGTCTATATGCAAAATCAGTTAAAGCTGACACTGTGAATTTCTTTACATCCAATTTGATTTTATTACTGATGTCCACTTTATTATGCAGATTTGGTCCAAGTTGCAGCAAGatcagcagaagcagcagcttcTGCACTGCTCACCACCATTTCAGCTGATCCCACTTGGCTGTAATAGCAGTGCAACTCCCAACAGCTGGGAAACAAATGTTGCCCTAATTCCCAGAAAAGTTCCATTAATACGGATCTTCTGGAAGCAACTTTCCCACTTCTGTAAAGGCTAACTTTCTTAGGGAACCATTATGATTATCTCCTTCTCATTCTGTGAGGTCACatgaagaatttccttttctcttacttTTAAATCTTATATTCAGATAAAATCTTCCATAGACTATTTTGAACGAGAGGAATTCTAGTCTTCCATCTACAACATCTAATCTTCCATCTACTCGTCTGCTACTTACAAAACATTCAGATAAATATTCATATAGCCATATAGCAGTTTTTAATTACACTAAGGCTACCTTTGCCTAACAATATTTTCTAACAATATTGTGTAACAATAATTTACTAAATGTTATCTAACATCTGTAGTGTGAAATCTCCCTTGATTGTTGGCTTACTTGCAAGAGAGAAAGACCTTCCACCTAGATTCTACACCTCTTGGTTTCATAcatacacgcacgcacacattcacacacaactACAAACATACACAATACATACAATGCACTTTCATTTAGAGATAATACTCAGTATTGCCTAGTAAAATAAGCATTCCTATCATTGTCACAGCTAAGATTTTGCTACTGTTTCCACCAataaataattttgtcttttttcctagTCATGAAAATTCCTTTAGAGCTAAAAATTGGCAGTTTTAAATGCTTTTAGCAACAATGTAAAAGTGGGGCCAAACTCATAAAGTCTTggcaatttccttttttcttcctgaatACAAAAGACCTataatttggtttttgttttgcttatatttattAACTCTCTGAGAGTTGGGTCTTCAGTTAATTATGAAAGTAATAACATTTTCCTTACACCTACACTATAATCATATATTGTcaactttaaaaaagtattgaatttatatcatatttttcaataaaaacatgGAAGACATATTATGAATTCCTATTGTTCAATTATGATCTACCTTTAGTTGCAAAGAAGTTATACAAAAGAGGATCTACGTGGTAAATCTTTCCCAAACCAGACTAACTGAACTTTGGACATTTTACTAAAACCCCCCAAAATAATGTGTTTTTCATAATCCTTTCTTACTCTACTCAAAATCAAAGTAACAAATATGTTGAAACAACAAGATAGTGTGATATGACCTCTGATAGCAAAGCCAACACTTTCAAACGAAAAAGGGGCAAGCTATCATAAGTGTTCTGCTTTCAGTGTTCAACATTTCACCAACTTCTTaagactttttcattataaaaaagtTGTcatataaactttatttttgcAACAgattttataatgtaattaactgCATAGTACACTATTAAGATTGTGCTGGAATCTGTTCTCCAATATTGATAAACAACCAACACTGAAGTCTTAGGTCATTGGCTGGGTGACAGTGGCATCTTAAGCCCTACATCTCCACTTGGGAAATACTACAAGCTTTCTGAGAAGGgagtgaaatttatttattttttaaacccaaTATTTAAAATCAAGATCCAAATAATAAATTGTAAACCAAGTAACTGCATGAGTTAAGAATTCAAACATTCAGTCAATAAGAACTGGCTTGGAATCCCAGAGCTGAACCCGCACTACTGTGTTTGAACCCTTTAACCTCCCAACAACCCTGTGATGTAAGTGCTCTCTCtcatcccatttttaaaatgaggcaagggaggcagagaaaagttaaataatttgccaaatTCACCTAGCTCATAAGTGGTAAAGGGTTTAgaaccaggcagtctggctccccAGTTCACGCATGACCCAGATTTCTATGCTGCCTCCATATAGGTCTCAAATATAATATCTTTCTAAGGTGAAAGATTGCATAACTAAAAGGACTGATTACTAGTGCATTATTAGTATGACCTATGTGATCATTTTTAGAATTGATCTGTCATTGATTACTAGGTGGCTAATGTACACTATGGGTTATAAATTAAGTGTTTCTAAACAGAACGTAGATTTCCTTTCATGAACATTTAGACATAGGATTAACACTAGAACATCTCTCATTGATTTTCAGACCATGTACGTTCTTAATGATATGTTACCTAGACCTTTTATTTTCCAAGTTAGACAAATGAGTCCAAACTGAACTTTTTCTCAATGACAATGAGTATTACTTTAGTCAAGCTGTCAGGCTGTGTTGTATCAGTGAAAGAAATGATCTTGCCTGGTAGTTGGGTACATCCATCCACCTGGGTGCAAAGTGCCTAACAGAAGAGAGAGACACTTGGAGAAAGGAAACATTCTTGGTGAGACCATCAGCCAGATTTCCACTTTGGATGCCTTTATATAATGTCCCCTTCTAATGTTATACATAACTGTTCTAATTTGTATAACTTCTCTTTCTAATGTTAATGTAACATATATTGTCATCTTCAAAAGAAGGagttataaaaaacaaaaccataaaggATTAATGGCTACGATGAATGTGTAGTTTATTAAACGACTGGTAATAAGATTAATTTGTCCCTTTCTTGCCCGAGAGATACTTAAAGTAATTGCATCTTTGAAAACTGCACTGTCATCACTTTATGCTCTTGATGATGTCATGAAATAGTACCATCAGCTAGGATATGCTCAgcagtttgttgttgttgttgttatatctCCCTTGCTTTTTATATTAATCTGTAGGCTACTGGTCCCCACTCATGATTTTGCAATATTCTGTGGCATTTGCATGATTAAAAACAGAGGTCTCTAAATCGGTCAGtctcttaaataaatatttgtcaatttcAATAAATTCAAATGAATACATATTAAAGTCTTCTGCAGAAATGTGGAGGTATCACGAAATACACTAAATGCATTTTGCAGCATAAACAGGTTGATGGAATCATTGCTGTGTGCACTGAAaagataaacacacaaacacactactTCAGAACACTTCAAATGCTTCAAAATATCCATGTGCTCCTCAAACACATCCTCCCATTTTAGAGACCTAAATTTTGAACTCTTCTTTTTCATATGTATTCATATTCCCCCATGGTAAAATCTTCTTACCTTTGCTCTAAAGAAGGTGTCATTTACCCACCAGTCACTTCATAAATTTAAATGATTGCAGCCTCCACAGACATCCTCTACACATCTGTGTATAGCAACAAACCAGTGCAGGTCTAAGGCCCTAAAAGTAGTTCCCAAGTTAGAATCATTAATCCACTAAATACACTTTGATCATTATCTTtatggttatatatttttattccataTTCAGGCATCAAAATAAGTATAGCCAATAACCCGTCAAAATACTCTTCTATTACTGCTAGATGCTATTAAATCTTATGGGGTAGATTATAATGATGatgtttaaaaagttatttctcattaaaatattttcactttactTATGAATAATGCTCTCAACTATAAAAAGGATAGTGTGTTTAAAAGTATTGGAAAGTATCCTATTGAATGAAGTACTAAAACGAGAATTTCTATAAAGACTTACTTTGTGAGTTTCTGTTTTTTCTCTAGGCTCAGTGATTATTTTGGTACACTATATAGAAATTATAAATGGTTGTGCTGATATTCTATAATTAGAAAATGTATTCCATATATTGTATGTTCCTAATAATGACCTTGTTTCAGTTGACAGACAGTTGAGTAGAATTTTGATCCCTAGAGGCATAAAAAAGCTTAACATCAACCAGGAAGGCATTAGACCTACTATTTCCAAAATGTCAGGCTCTAGACTGCTCTGTAGTCATGCCATtatgactgaaaaataaattttttaaaattagttttcaaaggataaaatcACAAATCAATTTATAATGGTTAAATTTCAATGTGAATTTTTATGGCCAAAGACAATTAAATTATTCATAAGAAAAACATAACTAAGTAATTGTTTTAATATCAAGTAAACATCATCTTTTATGTTAAATCAAATAGATCATGTTCAGTTAATTAGAAATTTTCCAGATGTCACCTACAAGATGCCTATAAATACTTAacaggaaaacacagcaaaaggCTTATAACAATTTATgcaaaaaaagaacacaaaataaactTTTCACCAACaaattttttctacttctgtttttactatatgtattcttttcctctcttgcaAAGtttaagttataaaaaaaaaagttatatataaGAATATACCAAATAGATACTATGTCAAAGAAATGTTTCTAGGAGTTTAAAAAACATCTTATACTCAGAGCCTGATATCTGCTGTTCATTCATTTGCAAGAATAATTCTAACAGAAAGGCAGTCAGATATTTAATTCACACATTCAGATGAGtttgtttactgttttctttGAAGCTAAATTGGAGGGGGGAGATCTAATGTTATGTCTTTTGTAACATCCTTATCTCATACtgtaaagttttcattttataaacgAATAAAGTCCGAAAAAACAAACGGAAGCAACATGCATTTCCAAATAACATTTCACATTGTATTTAATTCCAGTGTCTCCCCAGGGCCAAAAAGTTAGTGGAGACTGATTGATAACCAGACATTTAAGAATTATATTCAGAAGATGTAGAACATCGCATATTGCTGAGGGGAAGATCAGTAACAATTAAGCTTAATATGCCAGTTTCTAAAGGTCTGGCTTCACTACTGATTAAGTTGCTGTCATCTGTCATCTGCCTCTACCTCTAGTGACACCTGTTATACAGACGCACAGCATGTGAAAAGGAATCCCTGCTTttacgctaaaaaaaaaaaaaccaaaaacaaaacaaaacaaaaaaaaaccctacactTAAAACGCATGTCCAcatacattcaacaaatatttattgcatcaCTTTAATTAGCATCACAAGAGATTTCAGTTAGGGTAGCTATGCTCAATTTTCCTGTAAGGCCATATTCATTTATCCTAGGCTTTTAAGAAGATGTTTTTTGAGACCTCCCCAAAAAAGTAAGGGAGGGTGAATACAATACAAACGGCTCAACAATAGGACAGTGAAAAGTCGAcgataaagaaaaatcaaagagaacGCTGGGAAGCTTGCCAATTCGGATCCATTTCCCTTGCAGCGACTGACTCGACGGACCTGATccggcacctactgtgtgcacaaATCTGCATTGATTACCATGTACTCGAGCGGACTTCATGCTCTGAGAAGTCCCCAACTTGGAATGCCGTGTGTAAGTAAGGGAAAGGCGTCTACGCACAACGACCAGTCCCCTGGTCTTTGTCAGCCATCCTTAAACAAAGGCTGCGTGCCCAAGGGTCCGTGAGCCACCCACAAGGAGCAGGTCTGATCATCCGCGTGAACCCCGTACGGGTGGGGACTGAAGTCGAGCCACGCCAACAGAGGGTGGCATTTCTGTGTCGGCTCCCTCTGACTCCGCGGTACCCCACCCCTTCTACAGGTACCAGCCCTGCCCTGCGGCTAACACTCCTACAAAGAAAGTGTAAATCACTCCTAGAAAACGCAGAACTGCTGAGCATGAAGCACAGCTCGCTTCGCAGCTACTGAATCAGGcgctttcaaaaaatttaaactttctgtgtgtttggaggtctgGGAGAAAGCTGAATACAATCAATTTCCCCCTGCCCCGTCCCGCCCCCTACCTACTCAGCAAGGTTTCCAACCCCCCGGAGAGACTCCACCTCAGGACCCGCTGCTCCGCAGCGCCCTCCCCCGCGCGCCCCACCGTCCCCTCACCCGGCTCAGCGGCCCGGGACTCACCGCTGACCACCCGGCGGCAGAAGGCTCCGTGGCCGCAGAGCAGCGCGGCGCCCAGCAGCAGGGAGACCACGCGGCTCATTgcggcgcggcggcggcagcaggtGTGGCGAGTAGCGAAAGCGGCCTCTACTCGCCGCGCAGCCGGGGCCCTCACCccgcagcctccctgcctccccgctGGGCCCTACTCCCGCCGCCTGAGCCCGGCCGCCCGGCCCCCTGCACGCATCGCCTGCGGCCGGACCTGGCTCCGGGCGCGCTGATGCCGCGCGCGGGTGTCCTGGGCTAGAGCTCAAGACCCGGCGGGTGCGCGTTCAGGGAAAGGCAACAGAAGTTAGGGGGTCCCGTATCCGTCCCAGAGGTGAAGCAGGAGCACCAGCTTGAACCCCGCGGCCCCCTTTGCTCCTCTCCTCAGCTTCGGGCTAGTGAGGGGCTGAGCCCGTGCGCCCCGATCGTGACTCCCGCAGCAGCAGCTCTGCTCTTGAGGCGCGGTCTTATATACTCACATCCCGAGGTTCCGGCCCCTAGCTGGTAATAATTTTTAACTACTTCGTCTCTCCTGCCATGCGGAGCATCCTAGCCCCTCCCCTAAAAACTGGAGCCACTTTGAAAACAGTCCAGTcagcagccccacctcctccctcccctcctcccggtCTCCTCTTTCCATTCGCTAGCAGACTGGACACTCATTTGTGTAAAATGTGACAGCTTTGCTATTAAACTCTGGCAAAAGTTGGATCCACTTGGTTTTCTCAAAGATTAATGTCCACGGGGATGCCAAGTTTGTGGGGCCTTTCTTTATTCGTGCTAAATTGCTTGATCATATGTATTGGTAGATGCAGGGCACCGGCCACTATGTAAGATGGATTGGCCGAGTGGGAGCCAAAACCTGCTCAGTGAATTATATAATGTGGCAGGTTTTTTCCCCACCTAGGTTCTGCAAATAGATTACTTCCAAGCAGGTGGTTTGACTAAATTGCCACAGGAGTAAattgaagagaatatttgaagCACAGTTTTCCCAACTGATTTCCATCTCACTATCCGTAGCTCCAGAGAAGACCATCAACACAAAATACGTTTTCTGAATACTTGGGAACTTCCTGGACATAAATGTATGTATTACTTTGCAATCATCCATCAGTGACCTATGGCTTACATTAGAAGTAAACCGTTCTAAAACCTACAAAGGCACTTTTCCATAACCTGACTTGGTCTTTATTTTAACAGTCCATCCAAGGATGTTAACGTTTCCTAGAGTACTGAAAAGAAGTTCATAAGCATTTCATCTGTATCTAGTCTATAATAGGAAACCTGAGGAAGCTCTCATAATGAGCTTCAGTCGAATTGGTATTttgctatttcattgttttaaatgaacaaaatccTTCGGTTTTAATGGGTGGTGCATTTACCTATAACACCTCCCTGTCTTTGGTTTTCATAAGCCACAAGTACACTCTAAACATTTGTTCAACTATTTTCTGGGAAAAGAAAGTCAATCTTGCTAAAGACATGTCTTACAGAGTAAGAAATTTTAACACTTGGAAGCATCTTAAAGATGATTAACTCCACTCTACTCAAGAAAGTagaattctaaaataattataatgtCTATTAGTTTATTTTCCTTATACAACTATTAAAAATGCTAATTTATTCCAGGGCTGTGGACAATTAATAAACCATGTAAAGGATATGGATTTTTGTGAGCTTTGCCACTAGGTAAAGGTCCAAAACAAACAGGCATTGTTGGGATTTTAAATGGGAAATGAAAAGCATGTGTCCTCAAAGCAATGGAGGTATATAGGGCTCAGCCCTGTAAATCATGTCAGAGTGTctctgggtgtggctgtgttcagAGAGCTGCTCCAGGGGCTCACAGTCCAGTGTGGAGAGAGAAATGTAGTaataaatgtgtgtataaatgCTACAGTGAAGTGTGAGTGAGTGTTGTGGTTAGCATGGAGGAATGAGGGATTAGGTATTTTTGCAGGAATTCCTAGCCGCTATCCAGGTTGAGCATGATGCTCCTCATTGGCTATGACCTTAGTGACTGCTCCAAGTGCCTGCAGAACTAGGTAGGACTCGGAATGGGAGctcctttctcctttcatgcATCCTACTCCCAGACATCCGTGTGGCTCATGGAAAGGTCCTCATTTGGGAAGGAATGTCAGTGGATTACAATATAAGCACTGGGTGTAATGTTCCATATGTCAGTAAACCACCAAATGGCTCTAATGCCCCCAAAGCTGGCAAGTCCTTGAAGCCATAATTGACAAGGGGGAGCCCCATGGTTTCAGTACTTCAGGAAATCCAGATTGTATTATATCCTCAATATGATTGCACAAACTTCCTAAAATAGAGTTTCTTAGCTTTAGGCTCGGATTATATCAGCTCAGGGTGGCCACACCCATTAATTAGGGCTACTCAAGTTATTCTGGTAGCTGTTTGACTTACTAGAACAAGTTATTAGAGACTCTTTTTAGATATGTTTTTAAGGAAACTGGCTGATAAGAccagacttttttctttctccatcactAGAAAACATCTGGACAGATCATCATTAAAGTCAGAGTGCACATTTTGGGTAGTCAAAAATATAGAACAGCAGTGGTATTTGGTATTCTCTTTGAAGAACATGGGGCAGAAGAtgtctctcaattttttttttccaatatagcATAGGAGGAgacatgaatttaaaattttaaacaaaattccctttttaaataaattataaagttacTGGCAGTTAAGGGAAAgcaacaaatattcattaaatttttaaacaaatgacttTCATTGGTTTTCCCTATGGATATTCACACGGTATCATAGGAGACAAATGACTTCCTGACAGCAAACATATCTTAGTTCCAGAAGCTCAGCTGCTTTTGGATCAATCAGGAGATGAGGGTTCCCTTGAAAGCAACCAAGAGAACCTAAGGTTATGTGAACAGGGCTTTCAGACTCTCTGAAACCAAAGTGTGACAAGACCGCGTGACTAGCAAATCAGGAGAGAGTTCTGTTGCA includes the following:
- the CHODL gene encoding chondrolectin isoform X2 encodes the protein MSRVVSLLLGAALLCGHGAFCRRVVSGQKVCFADYKHPCYKMAYFHELSSRVSFQEARLACESEGGALLSLENEAEQKLIESMLQNLTKPGTGISDGDFWIGLWRNGEGHTSGPCPDLYRWSDGSSSQYRNWYTDEPSCGSEKCVVMYHQPTANPGLGGPYLYQWNDDRCNMKHNYICKYEPEINPTPPVEKTYFTNQPGDTHQNVVVTEAGIIPNLIYVVIPTIPLLLLILVAFGTCCFQMLHKRRARRHFIKDSTPLSSECLAESLNSNL
- the CHODL gene encoding chondrolectin isoform X1; the protein is MSRVVSLLLGAALLCGHGAFCRRVVSGQKVCFADYKHPCYKMAYFHELSSRVSFQEARLACESEGGALLSLENEAEQKLIESMLQNLTKPGTGISDGDFWIGLWRNGEGHTSGPCPDLYRWSDGSSSQYRNWYTDEPSCGSEKCVVMYHQPTANPGLGGPYLYQWNDDRCNMKHNYICKYEPEINPTPPVEKTYFTNQPGDTHQNVVVTEAGIIPNLIYVVIPTIPLLLLILVAFGTCCFQMLHKSKGRTKTSPNQSTLWISKSTRKESGMEV
- the CHODL gene encoding chondrolectin isoform X4; amino-acid sequence: MSRVVSLLLGAALLCGHGAFCRRVVSGQKVCFADYKHPCYKMAYFHELSSRVSFQEARLACESEGGALLSLENEAEQKLIESMLQNLTKPGTGISDGDFWIGLWRNGEGHTSGPCPDLYRWSDGSSSQYRNWYTDEPSCGSEKCVVMYHQPTANPGLGGPYLYQWNDDRCNMKHNYICKYEPVKEEQKLAQTSPHCGFQKAPEKKVAWKCNNSLAWLQKEFCNSGSV
- the CHODL gene encoding chondrolectin isoform X3 is translated as MAYFHELSSRVSFQEARLACESEGGALLSLENEAEQKLIESMLQNLTKPGTGISDGDFWIGLWRNGEGHTSGPCPDLYRWSDGSSSQYRNWYTDEPSCGSEKCVVMYHQPTANPGLGGPYLYQWNDDRCNMKHNYICKYEPEINPTPPVEKTYFTNQPGDTHQNVVVTEAGIIPNLIYVVIPTIPLLLLILVAFGTCCFQMLHKSKGRTKTSPNQSTLWISKSTRKESGMEV